Proteins encoded in a region of the Streptomyces sp. NBC_00310 genome:
- the ctaC gene encoding aa3-type cytochrome oxidase subunit II, with amino-acid sequence MSPNGSDRSPRRPMRRKLLQAMTAGLVLATATGCTWEDFPRLGMPTPTTEEAPRILSLWQGSWAAALATGVLVWGLILWSAFFHRRSRTKVEVPPQTRYNMPIEALYTVVPLIIVSVLFYFTARDESKLLDTSKKPDLTVNVVGFQWSWCFNYIENVDGSTGDAKTDENLDAIPSKWKKQFPDNAGGVYTCGTPGDKNPQTGNPGPTLWLPEGKTVRFVLTSRDVIHSFWVVPFLMKQDVIPGHTNVFQVTPNQEGTFLGKCAELCGVDHSRMLFNVKVVSQERYEQHLKELAEKGQTGYVPAGIEQTQHEKDREVNQL; translated from the coding sequence GTGAGTCCCAACGGCTCCGACCGCTCGCCGCGGCGCCCGATGCGGCGGAAGCTGCTGCAGGCAATGACCGCAGGCCTGGTCCTGGCGACCGCCACCGGTTGCACATGGGAGGACTTCCCCCGCCTGGGTATGCCCACCCCGACCACGGAAGAGGCTCCGCGGATCCTCTCCCTGTGGCAGGGGTCGTGGGCGGCCGCGCTCGCCACGGGCGTGCTGGTGTGGGGCCTGATCCTGTGGAGTGCTTTCTTCCACCGGCGCAGCCGCACCAAGGTCGAAGTTCCCCCACAGACCCGGTACAACATGCCCATCGAGGCGCTGTACACGGTCGTCCCGCTGATCATCGTCTCGGTGCTCTTCTACTTCACCGCCCGCGACGAGTCGAAGCTCCTCGACACGTCGAAGAAGCCCGACCTCACGGTCAACGTGGTCGGCTTCCAGTGGAGCTGGTGCTTCAACTACATCGAGAACGTCGACGGCTCGACCGGTGACGCGAAGACCGACGAGAACCTGGACGCGATTCCGAGCAAGTGGAAGAAGCAGTTCCCGGACAACGCGGGCGGCGTGTACACCTGCGGCACCCCCGGTGACAAGAACCCGCAGACCGGCAACCCCGGCCCGACCCTCTGGCTGCCGGAAGGCAAGACGGTCCGCTTCGTCCTCACCTCGCGTGACGTCATCCACTCCTTCTGGGTGGTGCCGTTCCTGATGAAGCAGGACGTCATCCCGGGCCACACCAACGTGTTCCAGGTGACGCCCAACCAGGAGGGCACCTTCCTCGGCAAGTGCGCCGAGCTGTGCGGCGTCGACCACTCCCGGATGCTCTTCAACGTGAAGGTCGTCTCCCAGGAGCGGTACGAGCAGCACCTCAAGGAGCTGGCCGAGAAGGGTCAGACGGGTTACGTCCCGGCGGGCATCGAGCAGACGCAGCACGAGAAGGACCGGGAGGTGAACCAGCTGTGA
- a CDS encoding cysteine desulfurase/sulfurtransferase TusA family protein has translation MAYFDSASSAPLHPVARQALMASLDEGWADPARLYREGRRARLLLDAAREAAAEAVGCRADELVFTSSGTRAVHSGIAGVLAGRRRVGRHLIVSAVEHSSVLHAAQVHEADGGTVTQVAVGRTGSVSASSYAEALREDTALACLQSANHEVGTEQPVAEVAEVCRAAGVPLLVDAAQSLGWGRVNGDWSVLTASAHKWGGPSGVGLLAVRKGVRFAAQGPADERESGRAAGFENIPAIVAAAASLRAVRAEGDAEAVRLRELTERIRARVPSLVPDVEVVGDPERRLPGVVTFSCLYVDGETLLHELDREGFSVSSGSSCTSSTLTPSHVLRAMGVLSEGNVRVSLPPGAPAEDVERFLSVLPGAVAAVREKLGAPAPATVVREDVLVVDALGKRCPIPVIELAKVIGDVPVGGTVRVLSDDEAARLDIPAWCEMRNQEYVGEEPAERGAAYVVRRLS, from the coding sequence GTGGCCTACTTCGACTCCGCTTCCTCCGCTCCCCTTCATCCCGTCGCCCGGCAGGCGCTGATGGCTTCGCTGGACGAAGGGTGGGCCGATCCCGCGCGGTTGTACCGAGAGGGGCGGCGGGCCCGGTTGTTGCTGGACGCCGCTCGGGAGGCCGCCGCGGAGGCCGTGGGATGCCGGGCGGACGAACTGGTCTTCACCTCCTCCGGGACGCGGGCGGTGCACTCCGGGATCGCGGGGGTGCTGGCGGGGCGGCGGCGGGTGGGGCGCCACCTGATCGTGTCGGCCGTCGAACACTCTTCGGTGCTGCACGCGGCTCAGGTGCACGAGGCCGACGGGGGGACGGTCACCCAGGTGGCGGTGGGACGTACGGGGTCGGTCTCCGCGTCCTCGTACGCCGAGGCCCTGCGGGAGGACACCGCGCTCGCCTGTCTGCAGTCGGCCAACCACGAGGTGGGGACGGAACAGCCGGTGGCCGAGGTCGCTGAGGTGTGCCGGGCGGCGGGGGTGCCGCTGCTGGTGGACGCGGCGCAGTCGCTCGGATGGGGGCGGGTGAACGGGGACTGGTCGGTGTTGACCGCCAGCGCCCACAAATGGGGCGGTCCGTCGGGGGTCGGACTGCTCGCCGTACGCAAGGGTGTGCGCTTCGCGGCCCAAGGGCCCGCCGACGAACGGGAGTCGGGGCGGGCGGCCGGGTTCGAGAACATCCCGGCGATCGTGGCGGCCGCCGCCTCGCTGCGGGCCGTACGGGCGGAGGGCGACGCGGAGGCCGTACGACTAAGGGAGTTGACGGAGCGGATCCGGGCGCGGGTGCCCTCGCTGGTGCCCGATGTGGAGGTGGTGGGCGACCCGGAGCGCCGGCTGCCCGGAGTGGTCACCTTCTCCTGTCTCTATGTCGACGGAGAGACATTGCTCCACGAACTGGACCGCGAGGGCTTCTCCGTCTCCTCCGGGTCCTCCTGCACGAGCAGCACGCTGACGCCCAGCCATGTGCTGCGGGCCATGGGGGTGCTCAGCGAGGGGAACGTCCGGGTGTCGCTGCCGCCGGGGGCGCCCGCGGAGGACGTCGAGCGGTTCCTGTCGGTGCTGCCGGGGGCGGTCGCGGCGGTCCGGGAGAAGCTGGGGGCTCCGGCCCCCGCGACCGTCGTACGTGAGGACGTCCTCGTCGTGGACGCCCTCGGCAAGCGCTGCCCGATCCCCGTCATCGAGCTGGCGAAGGTCATCGGCGACGTCCCGGTCGGCGGCACGGTCCGCGTCCTCTCCGACGACGAGGCGGCCCGCCTGGACATCCCGGCGTGGTGCGAGATGCGGAACCAGGAGTACGTGGGAGAGGAGCCGGCGGAACGGGGTGCGGCATATGTGGTGCGAAGGCTGAGCTGA
- a CDS encoding carbohydrate kinase family protein: protein MRIAVSGSIATDHLMTFPGRFADQLVADQLHTVSLSFLVDQLDVRRGGVGANIAFGMGQLGTRPILVGAAGSDFDEYRAWLDRHGVDTASVRISETLHTARFVCTTDADHNQIGSFYTGAMSEARLIELKTVADRVGGLDLVLIGADDPEAMLRHTEECRSRNIPFAADFSQQIARMNGDEIRILLDGATYLFSNEYEKGLIESKTGWSDTEILAKVGHRVTTLGARGVRVERAGEDPIEVGCPEEERKVEPTGVGDAFRAGFLSGLAWGVSLERAAQVGCMLATLVIETVGTQEYQLRRAHFMDRFMKAYGDEAAEEVRAHLG from the coding sequence GTGCGTATCGCAGTCTCCGGCTCCATCGCCACCGACCACCTGATGACCTTCCCGGGCCGCTTCGCCGACCAACTCGTCGCGGACCAGCTGCACACGGTCTCCCTCTCCTTCCTCGTCGACCAGCTCGACGTACGCCGGGGCGGTGTCGGCGCGAACATCGCGTTCGGCATGGGACAGCTCGGCACGCGACCGATCCTGGTCGGCGCGGCGGGCTCCGACTTCGACGAGTACCGCGCGTGGCTCGACCGGCACGGGGTGGACACCGCCTCCGTGCGCATCTCCGAGACGCTGCACACGGCCCGCTTCGTGTGCACCACGGACGCCGACCACAACCAGATCGGCTCCTTCTACACCGGCGCGATGAGCGAGGCCCGCCTCATCGAGCTGAAGACCGTCGCCGACCGCGTCGGCGGCCTCGACCTGGTCCTCATCGGCGCGGACGACCCGGAGGCGATGCTCCGCCACACGGAGGAGTGCCGCTCCCGGAACATCCCGTTCGCCGCCGACTTCTCCCAGCAGATCGCCCGCATGAACGGCGACGAGATCCGGATACTGCTGGACGGCGCCACGTACCTCTTCTCCAACGAGTACGAGAAGGGCCTCATCGAGTCCAAGACCGGCTGGTCCGACACGGAGATCCTCGCCAAGGTCGGCCACCGGGTGACCACGCTCGGTGCGCGCGGCGTCCGCGTCGAGCGGGCCGGTGAGGACCCGATCGAGGTCGGCTGCCCGGAGGAGGAGCGCAAGGTCGAGCCCACGGGTGTCGGCGACGCGTTCCGTGCCGGGTTCCTCTCGGGGCTGGCGTGGGGCGTATCGCTGGAGCGGGCCGCGCAGGTCGGCTGCATGCTCGCCACGCTGGTGATCGAGACGGTGGGGACCCAGGAGTACCAGCTGCGGCGGGCGCACTTCATGGACCGGTTCATGAAGGCGTACGGGGACGAGGCCGCTGAAGAGGTACGGGCTCACCTCGGCTGA
- a CDS encoding HesB/IscA family protein: MSVSDETGTVTDGIIVTDAAAAKVKALLDQEGRDDLALRVAVQPGGCSGLRYQLFFDERSLDGDVVKDFDGVKVITDRMSAPYLGGATIDFVDTIEKQGFTIDNPNATGSCACGDSFS, from the coding sequence ATGTCCGTATCGGACGAGACCGGCACCGTCACCGACGGCATCATCGTGACCGACGCCGCCGCGGCCAAGGTCAAGGCCCTGCTCGACCAGGAAGGCCGTGACGACCTGGCGCTGCGCGTCGCCGTTCAGCCCGGCGGCTGCTCCGGCCTGCGGTACCAGCTCTTCTTCGACGAGCGCTCGCTCGACGGCGACGTCGTGAAGGACTTCGACGGCGTGAAGGTCATCACCGACCGCATGAGCGCCCCGTACCTGGGCGGCGCCACGATCGACTTCGTCGACACCATCGAGAAGCAGGGCTTCACCATCGACAACCCCAACGCGACGGGCTCCTGCGCCTGCGGCGACTCCTTCAGCTAG
- the nadA gene encoding quinolinate synthase NadA: MTTAQTQELDVQPTPLALLLLGREADPRSERGVECPGDLPSPSDPDLVERARAAKEKLGNKVFVLGHHYQRDEVIQFADVTGDSFKLARDAAARPEAEYIVFCGVHFMAESADILTGDEQKVVLPDLAAGCSMADMATAEQVAECWDVLTEAGIAEQVVPVSYMNSSADIKAFTGKHGGTICTSSNAKRALDWAFEQGEKVLFLPDQHLGRNTAVRDMGMSLDDCVLYNPHKPNGGLTVEQLRAAKMILWRGHCSVHGRFSVQSVNDVRERIPGVNVLVHPECKHEVVAAADYVGSTEYIIKALEAAPAGSKWAIGTELNLVRRLANRFAPEGKEIVFLDRTVCFCSTMNRIDLPHLVWTLESLAEGTLVNRIEVDKETEAFAKLALERMLALP; encoded by the coding sequence GTGACCACCGCCCAGACCCAGGAGCTCGACGTACAGCCGACGCCCCTCGCCCTGCTGCTGCTCGGCCGCGAGGCCGACCCGAGGAGCGAGCGGGGTGTCGAGTGTCCGGGTGACCTCCCCTCCCCGTCCGACCCCGATCTGGTGGAGCGCGCCCGCGCGGCCAAGGAGAAGCTCGGAAACAAGGTCTTCGTCCTCGGCCACCACTACCAGCGCGACGAGGTCATCCAGTTCGCGGACGTCACGGGCGACTCCTTCAAGCTGGCCCGGGACGCGGCGGCGCGGCCCGAGGCCGAGTACATCGTGTTCTGCGGTGTGCACTTCATGGCCGAGTCGGCGGACATCCTCACCGGCGACGAGCAGAAGGTCGTCCTGCCGGACCTGGCCGCCGGGTGCTCCATGGCCGACATGGCCACCGCCGAGCAGGTAGCCGAGTGCTGGGACGTGCTGACCGAGGCGGGCATAGCCGAGCAGGTCGTGCCTGTCTCGTACATGAACTCCTCCGCCGACATCAAGGCCTTCACCGGCAAGCACGGCGGCACGATCTGCACCTCGTCGAACGCGAAGCGGGCCCTGGACTGGGCCTTCGAGCAGGGTGAGAAGGTCCTGTTCCTGCCGGACCAGCACCTGGGGCGCAACACCGCCGTGCGGGACATGGGGATGTCGCTCGACGACTGTGTCCTCTACAACCCGCACAAGCCGAACGGCGGTCTCACCGTCGAGCAGCTGCGGGCCGCGAAGATGATCCTGTGGCGGGGGCACTGCTCGGTGCACGGCCGCTTCAGTGTGCAGTCCGTGAACGACGTACGGGAGCGGATCCCGGGCGTCAACGTGCTGGTCCACCCCGAGTGCAAGCACGAGGTCGTGGCGGCGGCGGACTACGTCGGGTCGACCGAGTACATCATCAAGGCGCTGGAGGCCGCGCCCGCCGGTTCCAAGTGGGCCATCGGCACCGAGCTGAACCTCGTGCGGCGGCTGGCGAACCGTTTCGCGCCCGAGGGCAAGGAGATCGTGTTCCTCGACCGCACGGTCTGCTTCTGCTCGACGATGAACCGCATCGACCTGCCCCACCTGGTGTGGACCCTGGAGTCCCTCGCCGAGGGCACCCTCGTCAACCGCATCGAGGTGGACAAGGAGACCGAGGCATTCGCGAAGCTGGCGCTGGAGCGGATGCTGGCGCTGCCGTAG
- a CDS encoding serine/threonine-protein kinase, translating to MPLRSDDPRSVGGYRVVDRLGNGGMGVVYRARSRSGREVAVKVVHAQYAQDAVFRSRFRQEIEAVRKVSGAFTAAVVDADPEAERPWMATQYVPGRSLAQRIRDRGPLHDTELRPLALGLVEALREIHRAGVVHRDLKPANVLMADDGPRVIDFGISRAAENLALTETGQMIGTPPFMSPEQLTDARTAGPASDVFSLGTLLVYAVTGRGPFDADSPYLTAYRVIHDEPVLDGVDPRLSTVLARCLAKEAAGRPGLDELAREFEAALPEPEPGALPAVTRREDVAAAATEIHVGTGPGADAEPDPRPARRRLRPLLAATGTVGALVLGLTAYLLGPGQARTGDKATPAPSSTSRWTAPPSGWKPWQTTVFATAAAGARRSLPAKDGNNGGAPSCQVHGEDVYCGGAGALPVRVDGRTGRTVWRASIAPTTTERDRYYAGVLGVRDGTVLVQQTVFSGEPVVDPVDLVALDADTGERLWTRRVDITEIAPALTGDLVLTPEPDGMTVTARSPRTGAERWSLQMPAGHHCVFTTAGAGTYAHCRPVTRDAKAANAESRVLVVDRADGSARTVKVPLDSVLLGAKQGDLVLIADGTEDTDATPGSDPTYDTVLLLDLETGARVMTKPGGNGRGRAALTGGVLVFTRSGGQVTAVSPHTGELLWRTRTSLERPGEPGYDAVTGTLYLASATGRVAALDRVKGTLLWETLPRATPTWSVQGAPWAIPQAGALVVAVSDGTLFSLDPAHPDREPVSG from the coding sequence GTGCCGCTGCGCAGCGACGACCCCAGATCGGTCGGCGGTTACAGGGTGGTCGACCGGCTCGGCAACGGTGGCATGGGCGTCGTCTACCGGGCGAGATCCCGCTCCGGCCGCGAGGTCGCCGTGAAGGTGGTGCACGCCCAGTACGCGCAGGACGCCGTCTTCCGCAGCCGGTTCCGCCAGGAGATCGAGGCCGTCCGCAAGGTCAGCGGCGCCTTCACCGCGGCGGTGGTGGACGCCGACCCGGAGGCGGAGCGCCCCTGGATGGCGACCCAGTACGTGCCCGGCCGCTCGCTCGCCCAGCGGATCCGCGACCGGGGCCCGCTCCACGACACCGAACTGCGCCCCCTGGCCCTGGGGCTCGTGGAGGCGCTGCGGGAGATCCACCGGGCCGGTGTGGTGCACCGGGACCTGAAGCCGGCCAACGTCCTGATGGCGGACGACGGTCCCCGCGTCATCGACTTCGGCATCTCCCGCGCGGCGGAGAACCTGGCCCTGACCGAGACCGGCCAGATGATCGGCACCCCGCCGTTCATGTCCCCGGAACAGCTCACCGACGCCCGTACGGCGGGCCCCGCCTCGGACGTGTTCTCGCTGGGGACGCTGCTGGTGTACGCCGTCACCGGGCGAGGCCCCTTCGACGCGGACAGCCCCTATCTGACGGCCTACCGGGTGATCCACGACGAACCCGTGCTGGACGGGGTGGACCCGCGGCTGAGCACCGTACTGGCGCGCTGCCTGGCCAAGGAGGCCGCCGGTCGGCCCGGACTCGACGAACTGGCGCGGGAGTTCGAGGCGGCCCTGCCGGAGCCGGAGCCGGGGGCCCTGCCCGCGGTGACGCGGCGCGAGGACGTCGCGGCCGCCGCCACGGAGATCCACGTGGGGACCGGGCCCGGCGCGGACGCGGAGCCGGACCCGCGCCCCGCCCGCCGCCGTCTGCGCCCCCTGCTCGCCGCGACCGGCACCGTCGGCGCGCTGGTCCTCGGGCTGACCGCCTACCTGCTGGGGCCCGGTCAGGCGCGCACCGGCGACAAGGCGACGCCCGCGCCGTCCTCGACCTCCCGCTGGACGGCACCGCCCAGCGGCTGGAAGCCCTGGCAGACGACGGTGTTCGCGACGGCGGCGGCGGGCGCACGCCGGTCGCTGCCCGCGAAGGACGGCAACAACGGCGGCGCTCCCTCCTGCCAGGTGCACGGGGAGGACGTCTACTGCGGGGGCGCGGGAGCCCTCCCGGTCCGCGTCGACGGCCGTACCGGCAGGACGGTCTGGCGCGCGAGCATCGCGCCGACGACCACCGAGCGGGACCGGTACTACGCCGGGGTCCTCGGTGTCCGGGACGGCACCGTCCTCGTGCAGCAGACCGTCTTCAGCGGCGAACCCGTGGTGGACCCGGTCGATCTCGTCGCCCTCGACGCCGACACCGGTGAGCGGCTGTGGACCCGTCGGGTGGACATCACCGAGATCGCCCCGGCCCTGACAGGCGACCTCGTCCTCACCCCCGAACCCGACGGCATGACGGTCACGGCCCGTTCACCGCGCACGGGCGCCGAGCGCTGGTCCCTGCAGATGCCCGCCGGCCACCACTGCGTGTTCACCACGGCCGGAGCGGGCACGTACGCGCACTGTCGCCCGGTGACCCGGGACGCGAAGGCGGCCAACGCGGAATCACGGGTCCTGGTCGTGGACCGCGCCGACGGCTCGGCCAGGACCGTGAAGGTGCCGCTGGACAGCGTCCTCCTCGGCGCGAAGCAGGGAGACCTGGTCCTGATCGCGGACGGCACCGAGGACACCGACGCGACCCCGGGCAGCGACCCGACGTACGACACCGTCCTGCTCCTGGACCTGGAGACCGGGGCCCGGGTGATGACGAAGCCGGGCGGGAACGGGCGGGGCCGGGCGGCTCTGACGGGCGGCGTGCTGGTGTTCACCCGGTCCGGCGGCCAGGTGACCGCCGTGTCACCGCACACGGGCGAGCTGCTGTGGCGGACCAGGACCAGTCTGGAACGGCCGGGCGAGCCCGGGTACGACGCCGTGACGGGCACCCTCTACCTGGCCAGCGCCACCGGCAGGGTCGCGGCGCTCGACAGGGTCAAGGGCACCCTGCTGTGGGAGACGCTGCCCCGAGCCACACCGACCTGGTCCGTCCAGGGCGCTCCCTGGGCGATTCCCCAGGCGGGAGCGCTGGTCGTGGCCGTCTCCGACGGCACGCTCTTCTCCCTCGACCCCGCTCACCCCGACCGGGAGCCCGTGTCGGGGTGA
- a CDS encoding efflux RND transporter permease subunit, which translates to MSWLSRFSLAQRALVGLMSIIALAFGAIAIPQLKQQLLPTIELPVVSVLAPYQGASPDVVEKQVVEPIEDSLEAVDGITGVTSTASEGNALIMASFDYGPGTDQLVADVQQAVNRVRAQLPDDVDPQVIAGSTDDMPTVVLAVTSDQDQQALADQLDRTVVPTLEGIDGVGQVTVDGVRDLQVTVTPDDAKLAKAGLTTMALSQALQAGGVTVPAGSFDEDGANRTVQVGGGYTSLEQIENLMVRGEGAKKPVRLADVAAVKEEQAKADSLTRTNGEPSLAVMVTMDRGGSAVAISEAVEDELSTMRRDLGSGATVTVVSDQGPAVSKSIDGLTTEGALGLLFAVLVILVFLASIRSTLVTAVSIPLSVVLALIVLWTRDLSLNMLTLGALTIAIGRVVDDSIVVLENIKRHLGYGEEREEAILKAVREVAGAVTASTLTTVAVFLPIGLTGGMVGQLFGSFSLTVTAALLASLVVSLTVVPVLSYWFLRAPKGTPEDAEEARRKAEEKEAKSRLQRFYVPVLRFATRRRLTSVALAAVVLIGTFGMAPLLKTNFFDPGDQEVLSLKQELKPGTSLAATDEQTRKVEKLLADTKGVKDYQVTIGSSGFLAAFGGGTDSNQASYSVMLDDSATAADVQDTIEKGLTGLSGIGTTTVAVGDAFGSQDLSVVVKAADADVLRKAAEQVRDAVSTMDNVTDVTSDLSQSVPRISVRATDRAAAAGFDDQTLGAAVAQAVRGTTSGRAILDDTERDVVIKPANPAETLKELRDLPLGAVQLGDIADVELVDGPVSMTRIDGQRAATITAKPKGDNTGAVSTDLTAKLNALKLPEGATADIGGVSEDQDEAFASLGLAMLAAIAIVFMLLVATFRSLIQPLILLVSIPFAATGAIGLLIITGTPMGVPAMIGMLMLIGIVVTNAIVLIDLINQYRRQGYGTVEAVIEGGRHRLRPILMTALATIFALLPMALGVTGEGGFIAQPLAVVVIGGLITSTLLTLLLVPTLYTMIEIRKERRAKKKALKRAGTASEPTKPESGSEAEKPEPAGV; encoded by the coding sequence ATGTCCTGGCTGTCTCGGTTCAGCCTCGCACAACGGGCCCTCGTCGGTCTGATGTCGATCATCGCGCTCGCCTTCGGGGCGATCGCGATACCCCAACTCAAGCAGCAGCTGCTGCCCACCATCGAACTGCCCGTGGTGTCCGTGCTGGCGCCCTACCAGGGCGCGTCCCCGGACGTGGTCGAGAAGCAGGTCGTCGAGCCCATCGAGGACAGCCTCGAAGCCGTCGACGGCATCACGGGCGTCACCTCCACCGCCAGCGAGGGCAACGCCCTGATCATGGCGTCCTTCGACTACGGACCCGGCACCGACCAGCTCGTCGCCGACGTCCAGCAGGCCGTCAACCGGGTCCGGGCGCAGCTCCCGGACGACGTGGACCCGCAGGTGATCGCGGGCTCGACCGACGACATGCCCACCGTCGTCCTCGCCGTCACCTCCGACCAGGACCAGCAGGCCCTCGCCGACCAGCTCGACCGGACCGTCGTCCCGACGCTGGAGGGCATCGACGGCGTCGGTCAGGTCACCGTCGACGGTGTACGGGACCTCCAGGTCACCGTCACCCCCGACGACGCGAAGCTCGCGAAGGCGGGCCTGACCACGATGGCCCTCTCCCAGGCCCTCCAGGCCGGCGGCGTCACCGTCCCCGCGGGCTCCTTCGACGAGGACGGCGCCAACCGCACCGTCCAGGTCGGCGGCGGCTACACCTCGCTGGAGCAGATCGAGAACCTGATGGTCCGCGGCGAGGGCGCCAAGAAGCCCGTCCGCCTCGCCGACGTCGCCGCCGTCAAGGAGGAGCAGGCGAAGGCCGACTCCCTCACCCGCACGAACGGCGAGCCGAGCCTCGCGGTCATGGTCACCATGGACCGGGGCGGCAGCGCGGTCGCCATCTCCGAGGCCGTCGAGGACGAACTGTCCACCATGCGCCGGGATTTGGGCTCCGGCGCCACCGTCACCGTGGTCAGCGACCAGGGCCCGGCGGTCTCCAAGTCCATCGACGGCCTGACCACCGAGGGCGCCCTCGGCCTGCTCTTCGCGGTCCTGGTCATCCTGGTCTTCCTGGCGTCGATCCGCTCGACCCTCGTCACCGCGGTGTCCATCCCGCTGTCGGTGGTCCTGGCGCTGATCGTGCTGTGGACCCGGGACCTCTCCCTCAACATGCTGACGCTCGGCGCGCTGACGATCGCCATCGGCCGTGTCGTCGACGACTCGATCGTCGTCCTGGAGAACATCAAGCGGCACCTCGGCTACGGCGAGGAGCGCGAGGAGGCGATCCTCAAGGCGGTCCGCGAGGTCGCCGGCGCGGTCACCGCGTCCACCCTGACGACGGTCGCGGTCTTCCTCCCGATCGGCCTGACCGGCGGCATGGTCGGCCAGCTGTTCGGCAGCTTCTCGCTGACCGTGACGGCGGCCCTGCTGGCCTCCCTCGTGGTCTCGCTGACCGTGGTCCCGGTGCTGTCGTACTGGTTCCTGCGCGCTCCGAAGGGCACACCCGAGGACGCCGAGGAGGCGCGCCGGAAGGCGGAGGAGAAGGAGGCGAAGAGCCGCCTCCAGCGTTTCTACGTCCCCGTCCTGCGCTTCGCCACGCGCCGTCGGCTGACCAGTGTGGCCCTCGCGGCCGTCGTCCTGATCGGCACGTTCGGCATGGCCCCGCTGCTGAAGACGAACTTCTTCGACCCGGGCGACCAGGAAGTCCTCAGCCTCAAGCAGGAGCTGAAGCCCGGCACGAGCCTCGCGGCGACGGACGAGCAGACCAGGAAGGTCGAGAAGCTGCTCGCCGACACCAAGGGCGTCAAGGACTACCAGGTCACCATCGGCTCCTCCGGCTTCCTGGCCGCGTTCGGCGGTGGCACCGACTCCAACCAGGCCTCGTACAGCGTCATGCTGGACGACTCGGCCACGGCCGCGGACGTCCAGGACACGATCGAGAAGGGCCTCACCGGCCTCTCCGGCATCGGTACGACGACCGTCGCGGTCGGTGACGCCTTCGGCAGCCAGGACCTCAGCGTGGTCGTGAAGGCCGCCGACGCCGATGTCCTGCGCAAGGCCGCCGAGCAGGTCCGCGACGCGGTCTCGACCATGGACAACGTCACGGACGTCACGAGCGACCTCTCCCAGAGCGTGCCCCGCATCTCGGTCAGGGCCACCGACAGGGCGGCCGCGGCCGGCTTCGACGACCAGACCCTCGGCGCGGCCGTCGCCCAGGCCGTCCGCGGCACGACCAGCGGCCGGGCCATCCTCGACGACACCGAGCGGGACGTCGTCATCAAGCCGGCGAACCCCGCCGAGACGCTCAAGGAGCTGCGGGACCTGCCGCTGGGTGCCGTGCAGCTCGGCGACATCGCGGACGTCGAGCTGGTGGACGGCCCGGTCTCCATGACCCGGATCGACGGCCAGCGGGCCGCGACGATCACGGCGAAGCCGAAGGGCGACAACACCGGCGCGGTCAGCACCGACCTCACCGCCAAGCTGAACGCCCTCAAGCTCCCCGAGGGCGCCACCGCCGACATCGGCGGTGTCTCCGAGGACCAGGACGAGGCCTTCGCCTCCCTCGGCCTCGCGATGCTCGCGGCGATCGCGATCGTCTTCATGCTGCTGGTCGCGACCTTCCGGTCCCTGATCCAGCCGCTGATCCTGCTGGTCTCGATCCCGTTCGCGGCCACCGGCGCGATCGGTCTGCTGATCATCACCGGTACGCCCATGGGTGTCCCCGCGATGATCGGCATGCTGATGCTCATCGGCATCGTGGTGACGAACGCGATCGTCCTGATCGACCTGATCAACCAGTACCGCCGACAGGGCTACGGCACCGTCGAGGCGGTCATCGAGGGCGGCCGCCACCGGCTGCGTCCCATCCTGATGACGGCCCTGGCGACGATCTTCGCGCTGCTGCCCATGGCCCTCGGCGTCACGGGCGAGGGCGGCTTCATCGCCCAGCCCCTGGCCGTGGTCGTCATCGGCGGCCTGATCACGTCGACGCTCCTGACACTCCTCCTGGTCCCGACCCTCTACACGATGATCGAGATCCGCAAGGAGCGCCGGGCGAAGAAGAAGGCCCTGAAGCGGGCGGGCACCGCGTCCGAGCCGACGAAGCCGGAGTCCGGCTCGGAGGCGGAGAAGCCGGAGCCCGCCGGGGTCTGA